One Deinococcus humi genomic window carries:
- a CDS encoding Ig-like domain-containing protein, whose amino-acid sequence MPRKLIYPALALISLALASCGAPQTPPPAAEAPETSMEAAARVTVARIEVTPASALLTGAGQTTTLKATLYDAQNRVVTGTVKWVSSNPSAVEISTKGVAKARVPVGSSQITAEVNGVRSRPVLVTVARLNASTVVVTDAQIASGATVLTPGPGGSPVGAQFQVTLSGVTPKAGQVLLSSGLSPVSGRVLSSVPSGHQTVVTLETVPLGALYQDLNVSQRTQLSASDLVPLTGTQAPERVERHADGSMTLSYRLPEGGPVRAGRLSTQTLPGDATLPGPFATTTFRVGLFECTTTLDVLYSGDLLNLKIESKLDVDVAASIEGGHLKWLDMRAAGDISGTITGGLDLDLGAQGDLKCKAVFARLPVPVTGPLASFIAPTVPIGLGFALEGKLKLGKVQFALEGKVGAKINTGFAYSDLTGEVTSTGDVNVSSTLTPKVKMPSVSEDFRMESGLAVQVVSGLDVTAFPWLGASAPTFEALEVTFGPKVESSFAPASTQAKVNDYSSSYALKYAGGVGPGASLQNMFGLLSTRGQTKLFNFAQLVDFTVTRSPNGSITGETGLRVGQEGTIRVGLNATNVNFLPNVYNVSEVHLYRDRNGVLEFVRKQTAVEGQTLFDFPWTPAPADVNQTAVFRAFVISRMTPFPLELDDDAKLSVVVSPDASDPAPTPPPSTPPGDGSGRWVGSTLTQWSGNEASGASGGTVSSTHVADGEATCTLGEVGTDGQQSASWSYRVDERKEVVDTNNYLHVTTRTAQLSRTGLLEDSAHPDDYILTVTKIYHLSNGVLYSLKTETQPVSARSACTLYEVDDENTDPLVIQGHRITHEPNPNWTQLYQVDATLK is encoded by the coding sequence AGACACCGCCCCCAGCAGCCGAGGCACCTGAGACCTCCATGGAAGCGGCTGCCCGCGTCACCGTCGCCCGCATTGAGGTCACGCCTGCCTCCGCCCTGCTGACCGGTGCCGGGCAGACCACCACCCTGAAAGCCACCCTGTACGACGCCCAGAACCGTGTGGTCACTGGCACAGTCAAATGGGTGTCCTCCAACCCGTCCGCTGTAGAAATCAGCACCAAGGGCGTGGCGAAGGCACGCGTGCCGGTCGGCTCGAGCCAGATCACCGCCGAAGTGAACGGCGTGCGGTCCAGACCAGTCCTGGTGACGGTCGCCCGGCTGAACGCCAGCACCGTGGTCGTCACCGATGCCCAGATTGCCTCCGGAGCGACAGTGCTGACGCCCGGCCCCGGCGGATCGCCGGTCGGCGCGCAGTTTCAGGTCACGCTGAGCGGCGTGACCCCGAAGGCCGGACAGGTGCTGCTCTCGAGCGGCCTGTCGCCGGTCAGCGGGCGTGTCCTGTCCAGCGTCCCCAGCGGCCATCAGACCGTCGTGACGCTCGAAACCGTGCCGCTCGGCGCGTTGTACCAGGACCTGAATGTCTCCCAGCGCACCCAGCTCAGCGCCAGCGACCTCGTGCCGCTCACGGGCACGCAGGCTCCGGAACGGGTGGAGCGCCACGCCGATGGCAGCATGACGCTCAGTTACCGCCTGCCAGAAGGCGGGCCCGTCCGCGCGGGACGCCTGAGCACACAGACGCTGCCCGGTGACGCGACCCTGCCCGGCCCCTTCGCCACAACGACGTTCAGGGTTGGGCTGTTCGAGTGCACCACCACCCTGGACGTGCTGTACTCCGGGGATCTCCTGAATCTGAAAATCGAGTCGAAGCTGGATGTGGACGTTGCTGCGAGCATCGAGGGCGGCCACCTGAAATGGCTCGACATGAGGGCTGCCGGAGACATCTCTGGCACCATCACCGGCGGCCTTGACCTCGATCTGGGCGCGCAGGGCGACCTGAAGTGCAAAGCCGTGTTCGCCCGGCTGCCTGTCCCCGTCACCGGACCGCTCGCGTCCTTCATCGCGCCCACCGTCCCCATCGGGCTGGGCTTTGCGCTGGAGGGCAAACTCAAGCTCGGCAAGGTGCAGTTTGCCCTGGAGGGCAAGGTGGGCGCGAAGATCAATACCGGCTTTGCGTACAGCGACCTGACCGGGGAGGTGACCTCCACTGGCGACGTGAACGTGTCCAGCACGCTTACCCCCAAGGTGAAGATGCCCAGCGTGTCAGAGGACTTCCGAATGGAGAGCGGGCTGGCCGTCCAGGTGGTGTCGGGTCTGGATGTCACCGCCTTTCCCTGGCTTGGTGCGTCGGCCCCGACCTTCGAGGCGCTCGAAGTGACCTTCGGCCCGAAGGTGGAGAGCAGCTTCGCGCCCGCCTCGACACAGGCGAAAGTCAACGATTATTCGTCGAGCTACGCCCTGAAGTACGCGGGCGGCGTGGGGCCGGGAGCAAGCCTGCAGAACATGTTTGGGCTGCTGAGCACCCGGGGTCAGACCAAACTGTTTAATTTCGCCCAACTGGTGGACTTCACTGTGACCCGTTCGCCCAACGGCAGCATCACTGGCGAGACGGGGCTCCGGGTGGGTCAGGAGGGCACCATCCGCGTGGGGCTCAACGCCACCAACGTGAATTTCCTGCCCAACGTCTACAACGTCTCCGAGGTGCACCTCTACCGTGACCGGAACGGTGTGCTGGAGTTCGTCCGCAAACAGACGGCGGTGGAGGGACAGACGCTCTTCGACTTCCCCTGGACGCCTGCCCCCGCCGACGTGAATCAGACCGCCGTCTTCCGCGCCTTCGTCATCAGCCGCATGACGCCGTTCCCACTGGAGCTGGACGACGACGCCAAACTCTCGGTCGTGGTCAGCCCGGACGCGAGTGACCCCGCTCCAACTCCGCCTCCTTCAACGCCCCCTGGTGACGGCAGCGGTCGCTGGGTGGGCTCGACCCTCACCCAGTGGAGCGGGAATGAAGCTTCCGGCGCGTCGGGCGGCACGGTCAGCTCCACCCACGTGGCCGACGGTGAGGCGACCTGCACGCTGGGAGAGGTGGGCACCGACGGCCAGCAGAGCGCCTCGTGGAGCTACAGGGTGGACGAGCGCAAAGAGGTCGTCGACACGAACAACTACCTGCATGTGACCACCCGGACCGCTCAGCTGTCCCGCACCGGTCTCCTTGAAGACAGCGCGCACCCGGACGACTACATCCTGACCGTTACGAAGATCTACCATCTCTCCAACGGTGTGTTGTACAGCCTGAAAACGGAGACTCAACCTGTGAGCGCCAGATCGGCCTGTACCCTGTACGAGGTGGACGATGAAAACACTGATCCTCTGGTCATCCAGGGCCACCGCATCACCCACGAGCCCAACCCCAACTGGACGCAGCTGTATCAGGTGGACGCGACGTTGAAATGA
- a CDS encoding YbfB/YjiJ family MFS transporter — MTPLTQSRYAEPAEYDVTPASNQRFHLSPQAPLLIAAGLATGPVVALGFGRFAYALLLPPMQTALNWSYVQAGAMNTANGLGYLLGAVLAPVLMRWSGVRAAFMVSLLGIALTLALTALSGELRWLAAMRFLTGLGGAVTFTSGGLLVAQVASAAPPQRAGAVLSLFYAGAGLGILLTGLGLPPLLAHLGADGWRAGWLGLGLVSFLGLGVAWTAARHTAAQLHGSAAIRMAQLWPLRSSLIAYACAGLGYVAYTTFSISYLRSQGASTPLITLFWALLGLAGVLAPLVWSRLLSRRWGGRSMGILMLLMGTGAALPVLSTLPWVAALSAVLFGLTALSVVASTTTLVRQSLPAAVWGAGVATYTVTFAAFQSLGPLLTGALADTGTGGLRWGLGASAVLLMVGAGVAFSQRVVGDHG, encoded by the coding sequence GTGACTCCCCTGACTCAATCCAGGTACGCCGAGCCGGCGGAGTATGACGTGACCCCAGCTTCAAACCAACGCTTTCACCTTTCCCCGCAGGCTCCGCTCCTGATCGCCGCTGGACTGGCCACTGGCCCCGTGGTGGCGCTGGGCTTTGGACGCTTCGCCTACGCGCTGCTGCTGCCCCCCATGCAAACCGCCCTGAACTGGAGCTACGTCCAGGCCGGAGCGATGAATACCGCCAACGGGCTGGGCTACCTGCTCGGAGCCGTCCTGGCCCCCGTCCTGATGCGGTGGTCCGGGGTGCGTGCCGCCTTCATGGTGTCGCTCCTCGGTATTGCCCTGACGCTGGCCCTGACAGCGCTCAGCGGCGAACTGCGCTGGCTGGCCGCGATGAGGTTCCTCACTGGTTTGGGCGGGGCCGTGACCTTCACTTCGGGCGGCCTCCTGGTGGCCCAGGTGGCGTCCGCCGCGCCGCCCCAGCGGGCAGGAGCAGTCCTGAGCCTGTTCTACGCCGGAGCAGGGCTGGGGATCTTGCTGACCGGGCTGGGGCTGCCGCCCCTTCTGGCCCACCTCGGTGCGGACGGATGGCGAGCCGGCTGGCTTGGCCTGGGGCTGGTGTCGTTTCTGGGGTTGGGCGTGGCCTGGACCGCCGCCCGGCACACAGCCGCCCAGTTGCACGGCAGCGCCGCCATCCGGATGGCCCAACTGTGGCCCCTGCGCAGCTCGCTGATCGCCTACGCCTGTGCGGGGCTCGGTTACGTGGCCTACACCACCTTCTCGATCAGCTACCTGCGCAGTCAGGGAGCCAGCACCCCGCTGATCACACTGTTCTGGGCCCTGCTGGGCCTGGCCGGGGTGCTGGCCCCCCTGGTGTGGAGCCGCCTGCTGTCCAGACGCTGGGGAGGGCGCAGCATGGGGATCCTGATGCTGCTGATGGGCACCGGCGCAGCCCTGCCCGTCCTGTCCACGCTCCCCTGGGTGGCCGCCCTCTCGGCCGTGCTGTTCGGACTGACGGCCCTCTCGGTGGTGGCCTCGACCACCACGCTCGTGCGGCAGAGCCTGCCCGCAGCGGTGTGGGGAGCGGGGGTGGCCACCTATACCGTCACCTTCGCGGCGTTCCAGAGTCTAGGACCGCTACTGACAGGGGCACTGGCCGACACCGGAACGGGGGGCCTGAGGTGGGGTCTGGGCGCATCGGCCGTCCTCCTGATGGTAGGGGCGGGCGTGGCCTTCAGCCAGCGGGTTGTCGGCGACCACGGCTGA
- a CDS encoding PadR family transcriptional regulator — protein sequence MPSSAPTPPDANLLRGHLDLILLSIIQGTPKYGLEISKLAQDATNGYFDLKVGSLYPALHRLEKAGFVRSEFKSGPRSGNQVKAYTLTESGGRELATRRADFETFTQQLSKLWTLAGGIG from the coding sequence ATGCCCAGTTCCGCCCCCACCCCACCTGATGCCAACCTCTTGCGCGGTCACCTTGACCTGATCCTGCTAAGCATCATCCAGGGAACGCCCAAATACGGCCTGGAGATCAGCAAGCTGGCCCAGGACGCCACGAACGGCTACTTTGACCTGAAGGTGGGCAGCCTGTATCCGGCGCTGCACCGACTGGAAAAGGCCGGCTTTGTCCGTAGTGAATTCAAAAGTGGCCCCCGCAGCGGGAATCAGGTCAAGGCGTACACCCTGACCGAGAGTGGTGGGCGTGAGTTGGCCACTCGCCGGGCCGACTTCGAGACCTTCACGCAGCAGCTGAGCAAGCTGTGGACCCTGGCCGGAGGCATAGGATGA
- a CDS encoding permease prefix domain 1-containing protein, with the protein MNPTERYVRQATRGLWGKARRELRMELEGHIAERCQEFRLSGLSPQEAERQTLRELGAPVQVSGGMLDVYTAPALGKVGVLSALLATVLFSALPQGLAQVQSIYGSLPNTGPTSYLDFGQLKAAIEKAGGKVSGSAEKATFTLPGAAPVDGITDDQWPGVSLIQGGKSYYRTDALFYSLANNGLDLRLSGWTNPILKAGGTNIHLETDDWQVINNMYTSALASAGLGFDLEMPYALIERDSLRGQLNFEGEFQKDTVYALVIPKLVSWTGTDAKGKPVGGFLNLLNTASQAQAGRVQFQVPADFIDYKLYSSFSEFQKALEPYQQLITAPVAQWNAQHPAPVLLLKLSGRFGPDAYTVVSPASVQRQP; encoded by the coding sequence ATGAACCCCACGGAACGGTATGTCCGGCAGGCCACACGCGGACTGTGGGGCAAGGCACGGCGCGAGTTGAGGATGGAACTCGAGGGCCATATTGCCGAGCGCTGCCAGGAATTCCGGCTCTCGGGCCTGAGTCCACAGGAAGCCGAGCGTCAGACACTGCGGGAACTGGGCGCACCCGTGCAGGTCAGTGGGGGCATGCTGGACGTGTATACCGCCCCGGCGCTGGGGAAGGTGGGCGTGTTGAGCGCGCTGCTGGCCACTGTCCTCTTCTCAGCGCTGCCACAGGGGCTGGCACAGGTACAGAGCATTTACGGGAGCCTCCCGAACACGGGGCCAACGAGTTACCTGGACTTCGGGCAATTGAAAGCTGCCATTGAGAAGGCCGGTGGGAAAGTGAGCGGGTCAGCGGAAAAGGCAACCTTCACCCTGCCGGGCGCAGCTCCTGTAGATGGGATCACCGATGACCAGTGGCCAGGCGTGAGTTTGATTCAGGGCGGCAAGTCGTATTACCGAACGGACGCTCTTTTCTATAGTCTGGCAAACAACGGGCTGGATTTGCGTCTCAGTGGATGGACCAATCCAATCTTGAAAGCGGGCGGCACGAACATTCATCTTGAGACCGATGATTGGCAAGTTATCAACAATATGTACACCAGCGCCCTTGCTTCCGCTGGTCTCGGCTTTGATTTAGAGATGCCCTATGCCCTCATTGAGCGGGACAGCCTAAGGGGTCAGCTCAACTTCGAGGGTGAATTTCAAAAAGATACCGTTTACGCCCTGGTGATCCCCAAACTGGTGAGCTGGACAGGGACAGACGCGAAGGGCAAGCCTGTGGGAGGCTTCCTCAATCTCTTGAACACGGCCAGCCAGGCCCAGGCCGGTAGAGTTCAGTTTCAGGTGCCTGCGGATTTTATAGATTACAAACTGTATTCGAGCTTCAGTGAGTTTCAAAAAGCCCTAGAGCCTTACCAACAACTCATTACAGCCCCTGTGGCCCAGTGGAACGCTCAACACCCCGCGCCCGTGCTGCTCCTCAAGCTCAGCGGACGTTTCGGGCCGGACGCTTACACTGTCGTTTCACCCGCATCGGTCCAGCGTCAGCCCTGA
- a CDS encoding sigma-70 family RNA polymerase sigma factor, whose protein sequence is MPAKSTLNSSTPIPKRARAPRQTRTATLRSAAHDPATEGELDQPAELTALDQLAAPVDPNVLDDDLSLEADLDQAPVDTSKEAEELEIQISADAYQGDSLRQYLHEIGQIELLSAVEEMDLARRYEEGETARNELESDPDLDDRHRRHLQRLVEDSEAAKKALIEANLRLVVSIAKKYANRGLNLLDLIQEGNQGLIRAVEKFEYRRGYKFSTYATWWIRQALTRAIADKSRTIRVPVHMVETINKLSRISRQLEMELSREPLAEETAEAMGPGWDAEKVTDTQKVGHEPISLETPIGEEGDSFYGDFLPDERFGSPVQNANQTLLSEALERALSSLGEREALVLKLRNGFVDGREHTLEEVGQLLSVTRERVRQIESKALRKLKYAESMNAGLRDYLD, encoded by the coding sequence ATGCCAGCAAAATCCACTCTGAATTCCTCCACGCCCATCCCCAAGCGCGCACGCGCCCCCCGGCAGACCCGGACGGCAACTCTCAGGTCTGCTGCCCACGACCCCGCTACCGAAGGAGAACTCGATCAGCCTGCGGAGCTCACCGCACTGGACCAACTGGCTGCTCCCGTTGATCCGAACGTGCTGGACGATGACCTGAGTCTGGAAGCGGACCTGGATCAGGCTCCAGTGGACACCAGTAAGGAAGCTGAGGAACTCGAAATTCAGATCAGCGCGGACGCCTACCAGGGTGATTCGCTCCGGCAGTACCTGCACGAGATTGGACAGATCGAACTGCTCAGCGCAGTGGAAGAAATGGATCTCGCGCGTCGGTACGAGGAGGGTGAGACGGCCCGCAATGAACTGGAGAGTGACCCCGACCTCGACGACCGCCACCGCCGCCACCTGCAGCGTCTGGTCGAGGACAGCGAAGCGGCCAAGAAAGCCCTAATTGAGGCGAACCTTCGTCTGGTGGTCAGTATTGCCAAGAAATATGCGAACCGTGGACTGAATCTTCTGGACCTGATTCAGGAAGGCAACCAGGGCCTGATTCGTGCGGTCGAGAAGTTCGAATACCGCCGGGGCTACAAGTTCTCAACCTACGCCACGTGGTGGATTCGTCAGGCCCTGACGCGCGCCATTGCGGACAAGTCGCGGACCATCCGCGTTCCCGTTCACATGGTGGAGACCATCAATAAGCTCAGCCGCATCAGCAGGCAGCTGGAGATGGAACTGTCGCGTGAACCTCTCGCGGAGGAGACGGCCGAAGCGATGGGGCCGGGTTGGGACGCCGAGAAGGTGACGGATACGCAGAAGGTGGGGCATGAGCCGATCTCTCTGGAAACACCTATTGGGGAAGAGGGCGACAGCTTCTATGGTGATTTCCTTCCAGACGAGCGCTTTGGCTCGCCCGTGCAGAACGCCAACCAGACGTTACTGAGCGAGGCGCTGGAACGCGCACTGAGCTCGCTGGGTGAACGTGAGGCGCTTGTCCTGAAGCTGCGCAACGGTTTCGTGGACGGTCGCGAACATACGCTGGAAGAAGTGGGCCAGCTTCTGAGTGTCACACGTGAGCGCGTGCGCCAGATTGAAAGCAAAGCTTTGCGTAAACTCAAGTACGCCGAGAGCATGAACGCCGGTTTGCGCGACTATCTGGACTAG
- a CDS encoding RidA family protein: MSRQSFTPERAPAAAGPYSHAVRIGPFIHTAGQVGVDPETRQPHEGVEAQTRQALENVRAALMAAGASMGDVLRVGVYLTRVEDFAAMNAVYRQFFEAPYPARSTVYVGLNPGLLVEIDALAVMEP, encoded by the coding sequence ATGTCACGCCAGAGCTTCACCCCGGAGCGTGCTCCGGCCGCCGCCGGACCCTACTCGCATGCGGTCCGGATTGGTCCGTTTATCCACACGGCGGGTCAGGTGGGCGTTGACCCGGAAACCCGTCAGCCCCACGAGGGTGTGGAAGCGCAGACGCGCCAGGCGCTGGAAAATGTGCGTGCCGCCCTCATGGCCGCTGGGGCGAGCATGGGTGACGTGCTGCGGGTGGGTGTCTACCTGACCCGTGTGGAGGATTTCGCGGCCATGAACGCCGTGTACCGCCAGTTCTTCGAGGCGCCCTACCCGGCCCGCAGCACCGTGTATGTGGGTCTCAACCCAGGTCTGCTCGTCGAGATCGACGCGCTGGCCGTTATGGAGCCCTGA
- a CDS encoding SET domain-containing protein-lysine N-methyltransferase, with protein MLSPSQPTTMWFDYRLVMQPSPIHGVGTFATLDITAGELLILVTGGLVYTREDRDLGRVRLAGELYNEEELPGGQLIVTPKVFHYYINHADEPNIVDVTRHPASTQYVALRDIHAGEELTARYL; from the coding sequence ATGCTTTCTCCAAGTCAGCCCACCACAATGTGGTTCGATTACCGCCTTGTCATGCAGCCCTCGCCCATCCATGGCGTCGGCACCTTCGCCACCCTGGACATCACTGCGGGCGAGTTGCTGATCCTCGTGACGGGTGGGCTCGTCTACACGCGCGAGGACCGGGACCTCGGACGGGTCAGACTCGCAGGCGAGCTGTACAACGAAGAGGAGTTGCCGGGCGGCCAGCTCATTGTTACGCCAAAGGTCTTCCACTACTACATCAACCATGCGGACGAGCCGAACATCGTGGACGTGACGCGCCATCCCGCCTCGACTCAGTACGTCGCTCTGCGCGACATTCACGCGGGGGAGGAACTCACTGCCCGTTACCTGTGA
- a CDS encoding phytanoyl-CoA dioxygenase family protein: MTVHNPTPPQINATPYAAPEYDVPTIMGALYGDGIIGLKGAFPREWAARLGEELAVLYQQALARPGGAVGRGTNRHYVEIHPEDISGFYDLVTHPWVQTVCASVLGPNYKIVEIGFDVPNPGAKDQPWHRDFRAGDETLVDRRLNSLAFNLTTVDVEADMGPFEIAPGTQWDDPSEYDHGMFPPVSLFPRYHALAQRKLPKMGDISVRSALTIHRGTANVSNKPRPVLVLGVDAPGAGHDEFHDLQFTRGYYERLPQEVKNHLICRVVDELEPIVQGHTIEGLMMGDA, translated from the coding sequence ATGACCGTGCATAACCCCACGCCCCCCCAGATCAACGCCACGCCCTACGCTGCCCCCGAATACGACGTTCCCACCATCATGGGGGCGCTGTACGGCGACGGCATCATCGGGCTCAAAGGAGCCTTCCCCCGCGAGTGGGCCGCCCGGCTCGGTGAGGAACTTGCCGTGCTGTACCAGCAGGCCCTGGCCCGGCCCGGTGGCGCTGTCGGGCGCGGCACCAACCGTCACTACGTCGAGATTCACCCCGAGGACATCAGCGGTTTTTATGACCTCGTGACGCACCCCTGGGTGCAGACGGTGTGTGCCAGCGTGCTTGGTCCGAACTACAAGATCGTCGAGATCGGTTTTGATGTGCCCAACCCTGGAGCCAAGGATCAGCCGTGGCACCGTGATTTCCGGGCTGGCGACGAGACGCTGGTGGACCGCCGCCTCAATTCCCTGGCTTTCAACCTGACCACAGTTGATGTCGAGGCAGACATGGGGCCGTTCGAGATTGCCCCCGGCACCCAGTGGGACGATCCCAGCGAATACGACCACGGCATGTTTCCCCCAGTCTCGCTGTTCCCCCGGTATCACGCCCTGGCCCAGCGCAAGTTGCCAAAAATGGGCGACATCTCGGTGCGCAGCGCGCTGACTATTCACCGCGGTACTGCCAACGTCAGCAACAAGCCGCGCCCGGTGCTGGTGTTGGGGGTCGACGCGCCCGGTGCCGGACATGACGAATTCCATGACCTGCAGTTCACCCGTGGCTACTACGAGCGGCTGCCACAGGAGGTCAAGAACCACCTGATCTGCCGCGTGGTCGACGAGCTGGAGCCCATCGTCCAGGGCCACACCATTGAAGGCCTGATGATGGGCGACGCCTGA
- a CDS encoding ABC transporter permease has protein sequence MTTTPTARVTPYFRTVQLLQQYGVLVALALLILFGALRYEGFLTSYNVFTVLGYNSMFGLIALGMTFVIMTGGIDLSVGSVAAFASVVAALLSPYGLWPALLGAVAAATLLGLINGLVIAYLNILPFIATLAMLLAARGLALMLANNESVSADFDHGFTAFGQGTLGGLPFTAIVLFVAFALGMVVLRLTRFGRHVLAIGGNEEASQLMGLPVRRTLVWVYVLSGALAGLAGVILASQFGAGQPTEGLGWELTAIAAVVVGGTLLTGGSGSVGSTLVGVLLLGIIFNILNFENGRGTISLSAYWQSVIRGAFLLIVVILQNRLTRNRQG, from the coding sequence GTGACCACCACCCCCACCGCCCGCGTGACCCCCTACTTTCGCACCGTCCAGTTGCTCCAGCAGTACGGCGTTCTCGTCGCCCTTGCGCTGCTGATCCTATTCGGCGCCCTGCGCTACGAGGGCTTTCTGACGTCTTACAACGTCTTTACCGTACTGGGCTACAACTCCATGTTCGGACTGATCGCGCTGGGCATGACCTTTGTGATCATGACGGGCGGCATCGACCTCAGCGTGGGCAGCGTCGCCGCGTTCGCCAGTGTGGTGGCGGCGCTGCTCAGTCCCTACGGCCTGTGGCCGGCCCTGCTGGGGGCCGTCGCGGCCGCCACACTGCTGGGCCTGATCAACGGTCTGGTCATCGCTTACCTCAACATTCTGCCGTTCATTGCCACCCTGGCGATGTTGCTCGCCGCACGCGGTCTGGCCCTGATGCTGGCCAACAACGAGTCGGTCTCGGCCGATTTTGACCACGGCTTCACCGCCTTTGGGCAGGGCACTCTCGGCGGGCTTCCGTTCACTGCCATCGTGCTGTTTGTGGCCTTTGCGCTAGGCATGGTGGTCTTGCGCCTGACCCGTTTCGGGCGCCATGTGCTGGCGATCGGGGGCAACGAGGAAGCCTCACAGCTGATGGGGTTGCCGGTCCGGCGGACGCTGGTGTGGGTGTATGTGCTGTCTGGGGCGCTGGCCGGCCTGGCTGGCGTGATCCTTGCATCGCAGTTTGGGGCGGGACAACCGACCGAAGGCCTGGGCTGGGAACTGACGGCGATTGCCGCCGTGGTGGTGGGCGGCACCCTGCTGACCGGCGGCAGCGGCTCGGTCGGGTCCACGCTGGTCGGCGTGCTGCTGCTGGGCATCATCTTCAACATCCTTAACTTTGAAAATGGCCGGGGCACCATCAGCCTCAGTGCGTACTGGCAGTCCGTGATTCGCGGCGCCTTTTTGCTGATTGTGGTGATTCTTCAAAACAGGCTCACGCGCAACCGGCAGGGGTAG
- a CDS encoding ABC transporter permease — translation MSGPETLTPPVMARSRRPRRQSSALLGPLLALAALFLFNALFTPNFLSAQTLNVNLTQVATIVIVAVGMTLVMATGGIDLSVGALMAISGALAPMLFLHPPLGSPGLGLTLAFVLPVLAAGAFGLFNGMLVTRFNLQPFIATLVLFIAGRGIAQVVTNGQLQTFSEPAFQYIGLGRPLGIPFQVILMVLVVALFAWIMRRTVFGRQVLAVGGNEAAARLAGVPVGRVKLAVYGLSGLLAGVAGLIVIAINASSDANQVGLNMELDAIAAAAVGGTALTGGRATIVGTLLGALIIQLIRYTLLARGVPEAVALVVKAVIILVAVYIQRQRR, via the coding sequence ATGAGCGGGCCCGAGACCCTCACCCCCCCGGTGATGGCCCGCAGTCGCAGACCCAGGCGGCAGAGCTCCGCACTGCTGGGGCCGCTGCTGGCCCTGGCGGCCCTGTTTCTGTTCAACGCGCTGTTTACGCCCAACTTTCTCAGTGCCCAGACGCTGAACGTCAATCTCACGCAGGTGGCCACCATCGTCATCGTTGCGGTGGGCATGACCCTGGTGATGGCCACCGGCGGCATTGACCTGTCGGTGGGCGCCCTTATGGCCATCAGTGGGGCTCTGGCGCCCATGCTCTTTCTGCATCCCCCACTGGGAAGCCCGGGGCTGGGGCTGACGCTGGCCTTTGTGCTGCCAGTGCTGGCCGCTGGAGCGTTCGGGCTGTTCAATGGCATGCTCGTGACCCGCTTCAACCTGCAGCCCTTTATCGCGACCCTGGTCCTGTTTATCGCCGGGCGCGGCATCGCGCAGGTTGTCACCAATGGGCAGTTGCAGACCTTCAGCGAGCCCGCGTTTCAGTACATCGGCTTGGGCCGGCCGCTGGGCATTCCCTTCCAGGTCATTCTGATGGTCCTGGTGGTTGCCCTGTTCGCCTGGATCATGCGCCGAACCGTGTTCGGCCGGCAGGTGCTGGCTGTGGGTGGAAACGAGGCCGCCGCGCGGCTGGCCGGTGTTCCGGTGGGCCGGGTGAAGCTGGCGGTATATGGCCTTTCCGGGCTGCTTGCCGGCGTAGCGGGCCTGATCGTCATCGCCATCAACGCTTCCTCGGACGCCAATCAGGTTGGCCTGAACATGGAGCTGGACGCCATCGCAGCGGCGGCAGTGGGCGGCACCGCCCTGACCGGTGGCCGCGCGACCATCGTCGGTACGCTGCTGGGCGCGCTGATCATCCAGCTGATCCGTTACACCCTCCTGGCGCGGGGGGTGCCGGAGGCGGTGGCGCTGGTGGTCAAGGCCGTGATCATCCTGGTCGCCGTGTACATCCAGCGTCAGCGCCGCTGA